The following is a genomic window from Neoarius graeffei isolate fNeoGra1 chromosome 16, fNeoGra1.pri, whole genome shotgun sequence.
GTGTTTGAAAAAAACGATGTCTCAATAATGTTTCCTGACAAATGATATTTTTAAAGATTTAATAGAAACATAAAATCAGTGAATTCTGGTCAAATTTGTAATGATTTGAAGTTCAATGACTTCTATTTATCAACAATAAAAATAGACAGTTGTAACattttataatttaaaaaaaaccccaatctgTCTCAACACTTTCATATAAATCCAATTTCAAACAGCTTGTAAGTATTAAAAAGTTTAGTAATcctttttatttaactttttatcTACAACAATTATTTCACACTGAAATTGTGGGAGAAATGtagaattttataacattttataataaataattatgcaaacatttttaaaatatcagttcttaagtatttaaaagtttgatgaaatttttatttaaaatctaCAAAAATGATTTCGTACTGACAGAATTGACAGAAAACCAAAAAAAAGTAGaaaattttaacattttataattaaaaaaataaaataaagtttcaTATCAATCCCCTGATTCCAATCAGTCGGTAATTGTTTAAAAATTTGATGATACTTTTTTTTATTAGCATCTACAAAAATTATGAAATAGAAAGAAACTAAAAAAGTGGAAAATTCTAATATTTTATTcctgaaaaaagaagaaaaaaagaaatattcTTTAAAAAAGTTTGTAATTGTTATAAGAAATACTAACAATATCTGAAAAttgtattttgaaaaaaaatcacgaTGTTGATATCATATAATACAATCTTAGCAAACCTGAAACTTAGAGAAAGAGCAAAAGTCCATCTGTGtgatattaaatttaaaaaaggctGTTTTTTGCTCATTTATCCTCTGTGCCTTTCTCAAAGGTGTTTTACTTCCATGAGAAGTCATTTCTTCCAAATGCGGGTCGTTTCCAGAAGAAAGTGGTGTTTGTGGGAGACATTTCGTCAAGTGATGCCTCCATCCTGGTCCGGGATGTGATGTTCAGCTACAATGGGACGTTCAGCTGCCAGGTGAAGAACCCGCCCGATGTCCATGGGAACATTGGAGAAGTTCAACTACGGGTCGTTGCTTCAGGTGAGATGGTCATTATGTTGAGCACAAGTTCTCATAACAACAAGCAGACCTTATACTCTTAAACATCTCCACCTTCTTTTCTAGCTCCTTTCTCTGAGATCGTTATTCTCGCTGTGGCCATCGGGGGTGCTGTGCTGCTAGTGATTGTTGTCCTGGCCATCTACGTGTTCGTACGGCGGTGTCGAAAATTTAAAAGGATGGATCAAGAAAGACTTCGAAGGGAACGAAAAGACCTGGTGGTGTGGTGAAAGATGGATCAATGAATGGAGCGGAGGAACAAAACTGAACGTGATGATGGAGGGAAAAGCAGGTGTTAAATAAAGCTGCACTTCCTGTGCAGTCTGCTGTAAACTACCACGTACTTTCACAGCAGAACCTTGGCCACAAAAATCCTTAAATGGCAAAGATCACAGACAGATGAAAATGACAAAATGACGATTAAACGGTAAAAGATTGCCTCCGAAGTGCAGTGTGCGCtaaatcttccagtaatgcagctcagctaCTGCAGTGTGTCAACTCCcataaacacacactcactcataggaCATACTAACACTTTCTCCTTTTATAGAATTCCATTACTTTTGTTCTAATTGAATGACTATTCTtgtttgtcttaatttatggatttttttttttttgctagtttCTGGATTAGCCTGCTTCCTGTAATGCTAGTTTCTCTgttagcttgttttttttttttttataatgctaGTTCCTATGTTAGATTGTTTCCTGTAATGCTAGTTTCTATGTTAACATGTTTCTTGTAATACTAGTTTCTGGCTTAGCTCATTTCCTGTAATGCTAGTTTCTGTGTTAGCCTGGCTCCTGGAACAGTTTGTGGGAATGGAGATGAGAGGAAGGGGACAGTTTATCTGAGAGTAATGACTTTAGCAAAATGTACATGCCTTATATTACAGCATTACatgcaatatactgtatattgtatAAGCGAGTGCATTTGTCGTATTTGTTTTCACATTTTATAATCTTTTGTTTAATTCTAGCTACTCTGCAAAAACACCGCTGCACAGTTCCACCGCTGGCAGCCTCTCTTTTGGACATCATGCCatttttaatctctctctctctctctctctctctctttggcaAGCAAAATCAAGATGATGTTTCCTCCCTTCAGTGAAGCTATTACTTTGCTCTTACTTAATATTTCTTCATTTTGTGTAAATGATATTCATTTAGGTCCAAATGTGTGAGCTACCTAATATTTTGTTCAGACTGTAATGTACTTTCCTGACAATgttaaatgaacaaacaaatcttACAATACAGTAAATACAATAGTTATATTTGTTTAAGTATACTCTTTTCTTGGCTATAATTGTAATTGTGTTTACAAATTCTCAGCTAAAAGGCAAAGCTACTATAAAAAAAAGAGTTTATATTCCCCTCTCAAAAGAAATCTGGTAATTTAATGTACCACAGGTttggtttcatctcatctcatctcattatctctagccgctttatccttctacagggtcgcaggcaagctggagcctatcccagctgactacgggcaaaaggcggggtacaccctggacaagtcgccaggtcatcacagggctgacacatagacacagacaaccattcacacccacggtcaatctagagccaccagttaacctaacctgcatgtctttggactgtgggggaaaccggaacacccggaggaaacccacgtggacatggggagaacatgcaaactccgcacagaaaggccctcgccggccacggggctcgaacccaggaccttcttgctgtgaggcgacagcgctaaccactacaccaccgtgccgccaggtttggttttatatatatatatatatatgggggtggcacggtggtgtagtggttagcgctgtcgcctcacagcaagaaggtccgggttcgagccccatggccggcaagagcctttctgtgtggagtttgcatgttctccccgtgtctgcatgggtttcctccgggtgctctggtttcccccacagtccaaagacatgcaggttaggttaactggtgactctaaattgaccgtaggtgtgagtgagagtgtgaatggttgtctgtgtctatgtgtcagccctgtgatgacctggcgacttgtccagggtgtaccccgcctttcgcccgtagtcagctgggttaggctccagcttgcctgcgaccctgtagaaggataaagcggctagagataatgagatgagatgatatatatatatatatatatatgtgggggtggcacggtggtgtagtggttagcgctgtcgcctcacagccagaaggtccgggttcgagccccatggccggcaagagcctttctgtgtggagtttgcatgttctccccgtgtccgcatgggtttcctccgggtgctccggtttcccccacagtccaaagacatgcaggttaggttaactggtgactctaaattgaccataggtgtgaatggttgtctgtgtctatgtgtcagtgctgtgatgacctagcgacttgtccagggtgtatcccgcctttcgcccgtagtcagctgggataggctccagcttgcctgtgaccctgtagaacaggataaagcggctagagataatgagatgagatgagatgagatgagatgagatatatatatatatatatgcatacatccagtcaagccagaaagtctgcacacccctttcaccttctccatgttttattatgttacagactcattctacaatagattgacttcatttttttgtcataaaattttacacaaaatagcccataatgacaaagcagGGGTGGGGGCTAAAATTATGTTacgatgggagtcctttgactatttacaaaGAAGAAAAGGCaagagtagtgtgaataaacagcccactgcccacctttgttttcccttattaaatcctgCTGTGTCCCTTCATCCTGGCACCCTGGTggcatccctttgtactgtaggttggtagcacccattcgcaccaaaaccaatgcaaattagcctggccctgacATCACATATTGCTTCTGCTTTCcgggattttccttatttggctttCGCAGAACTGtaaaacccatcacttttagtagacaagctgatttatgaatattctgtggactaattaacccgTTGTTGTGGAaactgtctagacatgtctggtctccttgggtactcaTGCCAAAGTGGGGACtctgtgacagcaaggctatgacagtgttgctacatttgtatctgactgataacttGTGTCCTGTCTGGATGGCTAGATAGCGTTCATGAGGCATACAAGCAGTTTTAGAcgcccaaaaacttgatgctgctctagatctacatgaattcgcttgctgccctgactaatcactgaaaatcagtatgaaaaggaaagtccttcctgtgccatatGGTGTATTAGGTGGCACCTATCTCTggtggggctagtcctctggtaaccgtgagttggcctagtggttagcgtgtctgcctcttgatcaggagattgcaaattctactcacggtcgggtcataccaaagaccaccataaaaatggtacctactgccatctggcaaggcacactgcaatacagacgtgagtggggagtcaaactctcacagagtatgaagaggagtttcagacaaatatccatTGCAAAGTTTTTAGGCTCAACAAAGGcacccaagttgcttgatgataatgaggtaagttttcagtataaattttttattaacatcccaagtcaaattttgtaaaccaagaaatgaatgaatgtttactcgcactgaagatgaaaggaaagacagttattcgtgctcttgctttataccatgtagctgagcaggtatataaatatattagctctttaattcaacaaggacattgaggacaaattttcttgtgttttgtttgtgtgtgtgtgtgtgggggggggatccatgagaaaactaagggaatgtaatttttccaatttaccgATACAGTTCCATATGTCATTCATACATGCTTCAATACACCGGTAGCACacagttttgatttgaaaaatatgcaaCAGACAGAAAAAAATTAATTCGCACCCGATCTGGGGTCACGACCGGTCATTACCAGTCAGTTGGATTTCCCAGGAGCTGACAGCGGTCCTTGAAGGATCGGGAATATTACTTTCATGGGCTTATTCCTTGGTCAAAACAGGATTGCTGAAAGATGTGATCGGATTTTAGGTATTATCACGTGTTTATTCAAATTTTCCAAGGCTATTTGACCTAATCATTGAAATATTTGACTAGTACTGTGTAGAGTTTCATCATGATACATGTTGACAGCAACCCATGGTAAGAGGGTGTTATCCTCTCAATGATACTAAGTAGAAGTAATTACGTTATAGTATCattggggggtggcacggtggtgtag
Proteins encoded in this region:
- the LOC132900178 gene encoding myelin protein zero-like protein 2 produces the protein MCVKHALHFLLFLSVLFFTSGWHSVAAMQVYTSGRVQAVNGTDVRLKCTFHSSHPIKRSSLTISWSFRPLRPGNEESVFYFHEKSFLPNAGRFQKKVVFVGDISSSDASILVRDVMFSYNGTFSCQVKNPPDVHGNIGEVQLRVVASAPFSEIVILAVAIGGAVLLVIVVLAIYVFVRRCRKFKRMDQERLRRERKDLVVW